The following is a genomic window from Phycisphaeraceae bacterium.
GGTCTCCCGCTCCGACCCGCTGATGCCCGATGATCGTGTCAATATCTTTTGTGACGAGAAACCGATTCAACTCGCGCTCGGAAAGCCGGGTGAGCATCAGTTTCGGATCGTCCACCTGGTTGGCGTAATCCGTCAGATTTTTGATGCGATACTGGACGACCAGTTGCAGGCCGACTAGACCAATATCCGCGGTACGTTTATCCACCGGCTGTTCGTCGGCTTCGGCATTGAGCGGTGCGGCGAACGGCGTCGGCGCGGTGACCAGATAATCTTCCGTTCCCACGACGTGCTCATTGGTCCAGAGAATTGCCGTGTTCGGCTTGAATCCTTCTTTTGCCGAGCCAACGGTGATCTGAAGCACTCGTCCGACGGGATACGTTTGGGCCTCCTCAAGCGGCCAGGGCAGCTTGAGGTGCCAGCCGGGACCAAGTTCCTCGACGATCCTGCCAAATCGTGTCCGCAACGCCCGTTCGTGCGGCTGCACGACGGCGATCGAACTGATCAAAATCAGCACTACGAGAGCGAAGGCGACCAGCGGCGTGATGGCTTTACCCAGCAGTTGGTAAAACCAGCTTCGCGAAACCTCGAAACCAAATTGGTAATTGAGCGCATCACTGAGTGCTTTTGCCAGCGATTTGGGGCTTGTCAGCAAGCCGAGAATACGGCTGTCGAAAGCGGGACGGGGTATTTCACCTGGCCGACGAGGTCGGTAGGCGTTAAGCACAAAGGTCAATAACACTTCAGCACCCAGCACCAGAAGGATGATGGGGATCGCCAGCGTTACGACCATGAGTACTTCGGGCCTGCCGAACTGCTTGCCGATGAGTCCAATCGCGGCGATCACCGCGATCAAGGCGTTACCCATTAAGTAGCCGGCTCCGCCTCGGAGGACCTGCCACTCGGCCACTTTCGTCATGCCCGCTTCATAGCGCGCGACGATAAACGCCACGAACCCGAGCACGAATGTGAAAAGAGCCGGCACGAAAGGTGCGACTCGGTTGACATCTTCCTGATAGCTCAGATCGATCAGTTTGTCCGCTTTGTAAGCTTGGACGAAGTGGTAAAGGAAAATCCCTCCAACGGTCAGGAGGTAAACCGCGACGATCGCTCCGACTGCTGCCAGCCCCCATTTGTAAAGGTTATTCAGCCGGCGGCGAGCGATTTGCAGGTCGTCGCCATGTTCCTCAAACAGGGCTGCGGTTTGTGCCTGAGCGCGGGCGAGTTGTTCGGTTTCGAGAGCCTCGGCGCGTTCGAGTCGGTGTTGATGGTAAAGGAGTGCAAGTACGATCCAGATGGACAGGCCGCCGAACAGATGAAACGCAACTACGTAAAGAGCCGGTGCCTGTGCAGCCAGCCCGGTTAAACCCAGCAGTACGGAGAGCAGAAGCTGGATGCCTAGGCCGAAAAGCGCCGCATTAGTCGCCCGACGGTAGGACTGTTGGTCTGACGCCATAGAAGATTCCGCGTTCCTAAATCGTGGTTACGCGAGATGCCCCATTTATTTGGGGAGCTTCGCGGCAGATGATGAGCCAAAGAGGCACCGGCAACGTATCAAGCTTGCAACCCTGTACCCAAAACTCGACACTACTCCACAACATGTTTCAGCAGATTTTCACTATTGCCCGTAACACGTTCATAGAAAGCATACGTCAGCCGGTGTTCGCGGTTCTGATTCTTGGGGCTACGCTGCTCCTGATTCTCAACCCGATGATCTCTGCGTACACGCTCGATGATGATAACAAGCAATTGCTGGACATGGGTTTGAGTACCTTGCTGCTGGCTGGCGTGTTTCTGGCTGCCTTCACCGCCACAGGCGTACTCTCCGAAGAAATTGAAAACCGCACGGTTCTGACCGTCGTCAGCAAGCCCATTGCACGGCCGGTATTTGTCTTGGGTAAGTATTTTGGTGTCGTGGGCGCCCTCGGGATGGCTTACTGGGCACTGACCGTAGTTTTCCTGTTGGCGTACAGGCATAAGGTCATGCAGACCGCCTCTGATCCCTTCGACACGCCGGTGCTGACCTTTGGCATCGTAGGCCTGCTCATCGCGCTGATCGTATCGATTGTGGGTAACTATCTGTACCAGTGGATTTTCTCCAGTACGTTTGTCGTCATGTTCGCCCTGTTGGAAACGCTGGCCTGGGTCATGGTGCTGGTTATCAACCCGGAGTGGAGGTTTCAATCTCCCGCAATCGACTGGCACCCGCAAATCATGTGGGGTCTTCTTCTGATCTTTGAGGGCTTGCTCATCATCACCGCGGTCGCGATCGCGGTCTCAACCCGACTTGGGCAGGTGATGACGCTTGTCGTGTGTTTTGGCGTAGCCCTGTTGGGGATGGTCAGTGACTATTTCCTCGGTCAGCGGGCGAATGAGTCTCGCATCGCAGGATTTTTTTACCGGGTTATTCCCAATCTCCAACTCTTCTGGCCAGCAGATGCTCTGACACAGGGCAATGATTTCACAGGTGGCTATATCGCGATGCTGAGCGGATACAGTGCACTGGTGATCGTGGCTGTGCTCGCGGTTGCCGTTGCGTTGTTTCAAACTCGTGAGGTTGGCTGATTCAATAGGCAAAATCAAAAGAACTCAAAAAGTCTTCATGAATCGCAGCATCATGCCACCGCAGGTACCGCTTGAGTTGACGATCCAGCTACGCGGCGTACCGGTGACTTAGCAGCATCGGCGTCGGCCATCTCAATTTCCTCTCCTGCTCGCACCAGTCGGGCGGAGTTAAACGTCACCACGAGACCGCTGGCGACGTGTAACACCGCAGCCAGAATCGGCGAGACATATCCAAATGCCGCCAACGCCATGAAGATCAGGATGAACAGCCCGCCGATCCACAGGTTCTGACGGATGATGCCGCTCGTCCGCCGCGACAAATCTATGAGGAAGGGGATGCGATTAAGGTTGTTGTTCATCAGCGCGATATTGGCGGAATGGATTGCCACATCGCTGCCTGCCGCACCCATGGCGATGGAGATATCGCCAGCGGCCAATGCTGGTGCGTCGTTGACGCCGTCACCAATCACCGCCACGCGGTG
Proteins encoded in this region:
- a CDS encoding protease modulator HflK gives rise to the protein MASDQQSYRRATNAALFGLGIQLLLSVLLGLTGLAAQAPALYVVAFHLFGGLSIWIVLALLYHQHRLERAEALETEQLARAQAQTAALFEEHGDDLQIARRRLNNLYKWGLAAVGAIVAVYLLTVGGIFLYHFVQAYKADKLIDLSYQEDVNRVAPFVPALFTFVLGFVAFIVARYEAGMTKVAEWQVLRGGAGYLMGNALIAVIAAIGLIGKQFGRPEVLMVVTLAIPIILLVLGAEVLLTFVLNAYRPRRPGEIPRPAFDSRILGLLTSPKSLAKALSDALNYQFGFEVSRSWFYQLLGKAITPLVAFALVVLILISSIAVVQPHERALRTRFGRIVEELGPGWHLKLPWPLEEAQTYPVGRVLQITVGSAKEGFKPNTAILWTNEHVVGTEDYLVTAPTPFAAPLNAEADEQPVDKRTADIGLVGLQLVVQYRIKNLTDYANQVDDPKLMLTRLSERELNRFLVTKDIDTIIGHQRVGAGDRLRQSIQHEADTAKLGLEVVFAGFMGIHPPSESDVASAFHQQIGALQDRQRTIEDAKKDAAETLAAVAGSHDQALNISRAIVDLETAQRRLADLTSNPGAKPDEIKARSAEVLAKEVEVERLLTNARGKAAELIYDARSYRWERAIGEIAKADRFNAELLAYHQSPQLYRTRLYLRALAEGITDTRKILIGSGELRSPLIRIDLTDVQSTLDSLMKTK